The following are encoded in a window of Ricinus communis isolate WT05 ecotype wild-type chromosome 4, ASM1957865v1, whole genome shotgun sequence genomic DNA:
- the LOC8271489 gene encoding LEAF RUST 10 DISEASE-RESISTANCE LOCUS RECEPTOR-LIKE PROTEIN KINASE-like 1.2 has protein sequence MKQNFLLTPFSLLMNLFIVLSFLLARKAICIHPQFLACNPRTCGDGQNITFPFYIQGQQEPFCGYPGFFLSCNHNGHPILKLRDNEYVIRHISYKTQTVRVSNAAVFDTATTCIPPFRSTSLPEDRFKLSSNQTGLFFLYECNSTLLGNRNSELNKYKVDCLIETGTGPTLSMFEDDPLLGYASVVCENKVKVAVDVHGGNSTDGLDRMLERGFVLNWIASNCSICENSGGKCGFDDATYHFKCFCPDRPHTSNCITGEFSFLSIFY, from the coding sequence ATGAAGCAGAATTTCTTGTTAACACCCTTTTCTCTGTTGATGAATCTCTTCATcgttctttcttttcttcttgcaAGAAAGGCCATATGCATACATCCTCAGTTCCTAGCCTGCAATCCGAGAACCTGTGGTGATGGTCAAAATATTACCTTTCCATTCTATATCCAAGGCCAGCAAGAACCCTTCTGTGGCTACCCTGGATTCTTCCTTTCTTGTAATCATAACGGCCATCCAATTCTTAAACTACGAGATAACGAATATGTCATTCGCCATATCTCCTACAAAACCCAGACAGTTCGTGTCTCGAACGCAGCTGTTTTTGATACAGCAACCACTTGTATTCCTCCATTTAGAAGCACATCACTGCCCGAAGATCGGTTCAAGTTGTCGTCTAATCAGACAGGCTTATTCTTTCTCTACGAGTGCAACTCAACACTGTTAGGGAACAGGAACAGTGAGCTTAACAAATACAAGGTTGATTGCTTAATTGAGACTGGAACAGGTCCAACTCTGTCAATGTTTGAGGATGATCCTCTTCTGGGTTATGCGTCAGTAGTATGTGAAAATAAGGTTAAGGTAGCAGTGGATGTTCATGGAGGAAATAGTACTGATGGGTTAGACAGAATGCTAGAAAGAGGATTTGTGTTGAATTGGATAGCAAGTAACTGCAGCATATGTGAAAACAGTGGAGGCAAATGTGGATTCGATGACGCCACCTACCATTTTAAATGTTTCTGCCCTGACCGACCTCATACTTCGAACTGTATTACAGGcgagttttcttttctgtctatattttactaa